Proteins co-encoded in one Chaetodon auriga isolate fChaAug3 chromosome 9, fChaAug3.hap1, whole genome shotgun sequence genomic window:
- the tmsb1 gene encoding thymosin beta 1, which translates to MSDNPVNQEVQQFNKGKLRKTETAEKNHVPTKEEIEEEKKAIKEGIN; encoded by the exons ATGAGTGATAACCCAGTCAACCAGGAGGTGCAGCAGTTTAACAAGGGCAAACTAAGGAAGActgaaacagcagagaagaaCCATGTTCCAACAAAGGAGG aaattgaagaggagaagaaagccaTTAAAGAGGGAATTAACTGA